One Mesorhizobium sp. J428 DNA segment encodes these proteins:
- a CDS encoding ion transporter, producing the protein MTALKTLIESRRFETLITALIFINAITLGLETSPSAVAAFGGALAIADSLILAVFVLELLARFAVYRLDFFKDPWRIFDLLVVGVALIPATGGLSVLRALRILRVLRLISIVPSLRRVVTGFITALPGMGSIILLLALVFYVFAVMATKLYGQSFPDRFGDIGASLYTLFQVMTLEGWSDGVVRPVMEVYPTAWLFFIPFIVATSFTVLNLFIGVIVSAMEEEHEAEASAEREALQEDQDEILREIRALREEVRELRKTGSAT; encoded by the coding sequence GTGACCGCCCTCAAGACGCTCATCGAATCGCGCCGCTTCGAAACGCTCATCACCGCCCTGATCTTCATCAACGCGATCACGCTCGGCCTGGAGACCTCGCCCTCGGCAGTGGCAGCGTTCGGCGGGGCGCTGGCCATCGCCGACAGCCTGATCCTCGCCGTCTTCGTGCTCGAACTGCTGGCGCGGTTCGCGGTCTACCGGCTCGACTTCTTCAAGGATCCGTGGCGCATCTTCGACCTTCTGGTCGTCGGCGTGGCGCTTATTCCGGCCACCGGCGGGCTATCGGTGCTGCGCGCGCTGCGCATCCTGCGCGTGCTGAGGCTGATCTCGATCGTCCCGTCCCTCAGGCGTGTCGTCACCGGCTTCATCACGGCGCTGCCCGGCATGGGATCGATCATCCTGCTGCTCGCGCTCGTCTTCTATGTCTTCGCGGTGATGGCGACGAAGCTCTACGGCCAGTCCTTCCCCGACCGGTTCGGCGACATCGGCGCCTCGCTCTACACGCTGTTCCAGGTGATGACGCTGGAGGGTTGGTCGGATGGCGTGGTGCGGCCGGTGATGGAAGTCTATCCGACCGCCTGGCTGTTCTTCATCCCGTTCATCGTCGCGACCTCCTTCACCGTGCTCAACCTGTTCATCGGCGTCATCGTCTCCGCGATGGAGGAAGAGCACGAGGCTGAGGCGAGCGCGGAGCGGGAGGCGCTACAGGAGGATCAAGACGAGATCCTGCGCGAGATCAGGGCGCTGCGCGAGGAGGTGCGTGAGCTCAGGAAGACGGGCAGCGCTACCTGA
- a CDS encoding DUF952 domain-containing protein: MSRIIYKIAPRALWDKAVEAGVFDGAPIDLADGFIHFSTADQVRETAAKHFAGQGDLLLIAVDDGAFGAAMRYEVSRGGALFPHLYAPLPVSAVLWVREMPLGPDGNHMFPDLGA, encoded by the coding sequence ATGTCACGGATTATCTACAAGATCGCGCCGCGCGCGCTGTGGGACAAGGCGGTGGAAGCCGGCGTGTTCGATGGCGCACCGATCGACCTCGCGGACGGCTTCATTCATTTCTCCACTGCCGATCAGGTGCGGGAGACCGCGGCGAAACACTTCGCCGGCCAGGGAGACCTTCTGCTGATCGCGGTCGACGACGGCGCATTCGGCGCTGCGATGCGCTACGAGGTGTCGCGCGGCGGCGCGCTCTTCCCCCACCTCTATGCACCTCTGCCCGTTTCCGCCGTGCTCTGGGTCAGGGAGATGCCGCTCGGCCCCGACGGCAACCATATGTTTCCGGACCTCGGCGCCTGA
- a CDS encoding 2'-deoxycytidine 5'-triphosphate deaminase yields the protein MRQTGILPDRDIAALFSSGALTSGRPLDADQIQPASLDLRLGETAWRVRASFMPGRHATVEDKLARLKLHEIDLRESAVLETGCVYIVPLLEKLALPTDVSASANPKSSTGRLDIFTRVMADHAQEFDKIPAGYTGQLYMEVSPRTFPIVARTGSRLSQIRFRKGHSLLSEAELAALHIEQTLVASEEPNISGGGIALSIDLEGDANGLIGYRGKRHSSLVDVDKRAAHDILDFWEPLHNRGSRDLILDPDEFYILVSREAVHVPPDVAAEMTPFDPLVGEFRVHYAGFFDPGFGHSAAGGAGSRAVLEVRSHEVPFILEHGQVVGRLVYEHMLSRPKALYGTDLKSNYQAQGLKLSKHFR from the coding sequence TTGCGTCAGACCGGCATCCTTCCCGACCGCGACATCGCCGCCCTGTTTTCCTCCGGCGCGCTGACGAGCGGCCGCCCGCTCGACGCCGACCAGATCCAGCCTGCCAGCCTCGATCTCAGGCTCGGAGAGACGGCCTGGCGCGTACGCGCGAGCTTCATGCCGGGGCGCCACGCGACGGTGGAGGACAAGCTGGCGCGGCTGAAGCTGCACGAGATCGACCTGCGCGAGAGCGCGGTGCTGGAGACGGGATGCGTCTACATCGTGCCGCTGCTGGAGAAGCTCGCGCTCCCGACTGACGTCTCCGCCTCGGCCAATCCGAAGAGCTCCACCGGCCGCCTCGACATCTTCACGCGCGTCATGGCCGACCATGCGCAGGAGTTCGACAAGATCCCGGCTGGCTATACCGGTCAGCTCTATATGGAAGTGAGCCCGCGCACCTTTCCGATCGTCGCCCGCACCGGCTCGCGCCTGTCGCAGATCCGTTTCCGCAAGGGGCATTCCCTTCTGTCGGAGGCCGAACTCGCGGCCCTGCATATCGAGCAGACGCTCGTCGCTTCGGAGGAGCCAAACATATCCGGCGGGGGCATAGCGCTCTCGATCGATCTCGAAGGCGACGCGAACGGGCTGATCGGCTATCGCGGCAAGCGGCACTCCTCGCTTGTCGACGTCGACAAGCGTGCCGCCCACGACATCCTCGACTTCTGGGAGCCGCTCCACAACCGCGGCAGCCGCGACCTGATCCTCGATCCGGACGAGTTCTACATCCTCGTCAGCCGCGAGGCGGTCCACGTGCCGCCCGATGTCGCCGCCGAGATGACGCCCTTCGATCCGCTCGTGGGCGAATTCCGGGTCCATTATGCCGGCTTCTTCGACCCCGGCTTCGGCCATTCCGCGGCCGGCGGCGCCGGCAGCCGCGCGGTGCTGGAGGTGCGCAGCCACGAGGTGCCGTTCATCCTGGAACACGGCCAGGTGGTCGGCCGCCTCGTCTATGAGCACATGCTGTCACGCCCCAAGGCGCTCTACGGCACCGACCTGAAGTCGAACTACCAGGCGCAGGGCCTGAAGCTGTCGAAGCACTTCAGGTAG
- a CDS encoding DUF6460 domain-containing protein, which translates to MPDGVNRILGDSPLRLLLKLAVASFIVGMIMASLGLSPWDILIGARDFLVRLWNMGFSAIDQFLGYILLGAAVVVPIWLVLRLINYRRG; encoded by the coding sequence ATGCCCGACGGCGTGAACCGCATTCTTGGCGACAGTCCGCTGCGCCTGCTCCTGAAGTTGGCGGTCGCCTCCTTCATCGTCGGCATGATCATGGCCTCGCTCGGCCTGTCGCCATGGGACATCCTCATCGGCGCCCGAGATTTCCTGGTCCGGCTCTGGAACATGGGCTTCTCGGCCATCGACCAGTTCCTGGGCTACATCCTGCTGGGTGCAGCCGTCGTGGTGCCGATCTGGCTGGTCCTGCGGCTGATCAACTACCGCCGCGGATGA
- a CDS encoding quinone-dependent dihydroorotate dehydrogenase produces MISPFKFGLPLLFAFDPETAHGLSIAALRSGVPLACPAKPDPRLVVEVAGLRFPNPLGMAAGYDKNGEIPDALLRLGFGFAEVGTVTPLPQSGNPKPRIFRLMSDRGVINRLGFNNQGHEALAQRLAKRQGGGIVGVNIGANKDSTDRIADYEAGVRAFARRASYLTVNISSPNTPGLRALQSREALAELLGRVIAARAETEAATPIFLKIAPDLIDADLDNIAGELLAQKLDGLIVSNTTLSRSGLEDTETARQAGGLSGRPLFLRSTAMLARMRRRLGPDFPVVGVGGIESTETAIEKIRAGADLVQLYTGMIYAGPGLPGDIVSGMSRFAAREGLASIRDIRDSATERWAEARLD; encoded by the coding sequence ATGATCTCTCCTTTCAAATTCGGGCTGCCGCTCCTCTTCGCGTTCGACCCGGAAACGGCGCATGGCCTCTCGATCGCAGCGCTCAGGTCTGGTGTGCCGCTCGCCTGCCCCGCGAAGCCCGATCCGCGCCTCGTCGTCGAGGTCGCAGGTCTGCGCTTTCCCAATCCGCTCGGCATGGCGGCGGGCTACGACAAGAACGGTGAGATTCCGGATGCGCTGCTGCGGCTGGGTTTTGGCTTCGCAGAGGTCGGAACGGTCACCCCCCTGCCCCAGTCCGGCAATCCCAAGCCGCGCATCTTCCGCCTCATGAGCGACCGTGGCGTGATCAACCGTCTCGGTTTCAACAATCAGGGCCATGAGGCGCTGGCGCAGAGGCTGGCAAAGCGTCAGGGCGGCGGCATCGTCGGCGTCAACATCGGCGCCAACAAGGATTCGACCGACCGGATCGCCGACTACGAGGCGGGCGTGCGCGCCTTCGCCAGACGTGCGTCCTACCTGACCGTCAACATCTCGTCGCCGAACACGCCAGGGCTGCGGGCGCTGCAGAGCCGCGAGGCGCTCGCCGAACTGCTGGGCAGGGTGATCGCGGCGCGAGCAGAGACGGAAGCTGCGACGCCGATCTTCCTGAAGATCGCGCCGGATCTCATCGATGCCGATCTCGACAACATCGCCGGCGAGCTGCTCGCGCAGAAGCTGGATGGACTGATCGTCTCGAACACGACCCTTTCCCGCAGCGGCCTCGAAGACACGGAGACGGCGCGGCAAGCGGGCGGGCTGTCAGGTCGCCCCCTCTTTCTCCGCTCGACCGCCATGCTCGCGCGGATGCGCCGGCGACTGGGCCCCGATTTTCCGGTGGTGGGTGTCGGCGGAATTGAGTCGACCGAGACGGCGATCGAGAAAATCCGCGCCGGGGCCGATCTCGTGCAGCTCTATACGGGGATGATCTACGCCGGCCCCGGCCTGCCGGGCGATATCGTCTCCGGCATGTCCCGTTTCGCCGCCAGGGAGGGCCTGGCCTCCATCCGCGACATCCGCGACAGCGCAACAGAACGTTGGGCGGAGGCTAGACTGGATTAA
- a CDS encoding dipeptidase — translation MPRFLKWALGVLVVLIVVGLGIFFFVAPAEVERAMNGVIEPPPYSVSERAAELHKTLTVADLHADSLLWGRDLLERGIRAQVDVPRLIEGNVAVQAFSVVSKTPRGLNIDHNAPDSDNITLLAVAQRWPIRTWTSLKERALYQAERLKEFAAKSDGKLTMIYSRGDLERFLARRKVEPGIVAGVLALEGAQVLEGDPANVDVLFDAGYRMMAPTHFFDNEMAGSAHGVARTGLTEAGREMIRRMEARGMIVDVAHGSMAQIDDVLAMATKPIVVSHTGVRGTCDNGRNLTDDQVRAIADKGGLIGIGFWDVAVCGTSADDIARAQLYAANLVGAENIGLGSDFDGAVTTPFDATGMAKITEALLKGGMSPADIGEVMGGSQVRFLLETLPQ, via the coding sequence ATGCCGCGATTCCTGAAATGGGCCCTTGGGGTCCTGGTTGTCCTGATCGTCGTCGGCCTCGGCATCTTCTTCTTCGTCGCGCCCGCCGAGGTGGAGCGTGCCATGAATGGCGTGATCGAACCGCCACCCTATTCCGTCTCGGAGCGCGCGGCAGAACTCCACAAGACGCTCACGGTCGCGGATCTCCATGCCGATTCGCTGCTGTGGGGCCGCGACCTGCTCGAAAGAGGCATTCGGGCGCAGGTGGATGTGCCGCGGTTGATCGAAGGCAATGTCGCGGTGCAGGCCTTTTCGGTGGTATCGAAGACACCGCGCGGCCTGAACATCGATCACAACGCGCCCGACAGCGACAACATCACGCTTCTCGCCGTCGCGCAGCGTTGGCCGATCAGGACGTGGACCAGCCTGAAGGAACGCGCGCTCTACCAGGCGGAGCGGCTGAAGGAATTCGCGGCGAAATCGGACGGGAAGCTGACGATGATCTACAGCCGCGGTGACCTGGAGCGGTTTCTGGCGCGCCGCAAGGTCGAGCCCGGCATCGTGGCCGGCGTGCTCGCGCTGGAAGGAGCCCAGGTGCTGGAAGGCGATCCGGCCAATGTCGACGTGCTGTTCGACGCCGGTTACCGCATGATGGCGCCAACGCATTTCTTCGACAATGAGATGGCAGGATCGGCACACGGCGTCGCGCGAACGGGGCTGACGGAGGCCGGGCGCGAGATGATCCGCCGCATGGAGGCGAGAGGCATGATCGTCGACGTTGCGCATGGCTCGATGGCACAGATCGACGACGTTCTGGCCATGGCGACCAAGCCGATCGTGGTCTCGCACACCGGCGTGCGCGGCACCTGCGACAACGGCCGTAACCTCACCGACGACCAGGTACGGGCGATCGCCGACAAGGGCGGCCTGATCGGTATCGGTTTCTGGGACGTCGCCGTCTGCGGCACGAGCGCGGACGACATCGCCAGGGCGCAGCTTTATGCGGCCAATCTGGTGGGCGCAGAGAATATCGGGCTCGGGTCCGATTTCGACGGCGCGGTGACGACGCCGTTCGACGCGACGGGCATGGCGAAGATTACCGAGGCGCTGCTGAAGGGCGGCATGTCGCCCGCCGACATCGGCGAGGTGATGGGCGGCAGCCAGGTCCGTTTCCTGCTGGAGACCCTGCCGCAGTAA